One Xiphophorus maculatus strain JP 163 A chromosome 9, X_maculatus-5.0-male, whole genome shotgun sequence DNA segment encodes these proteins:
- the gpr52 gene encoding G-protein coupled receptor 52, whose product MNHSELITHPTLTANSSDGDIFSGRVSNHSCPLGWGLKEGVEACILETVVIVLLTVLIIVGNLTVIFVFHCAPLLHHYTTSYFIQTMAYADLLVGLSCLVPTLSLLHYPAGVQEPITCQVFSYVISVLKSVSMACLACISVDRYLAITKPLSYNQLVTPCRLRGCIAIIWVYSSLVFLPSFFGWGKPGYHGDIFEWCAHSWPTSAIFTGFVVCFLYAPAALVVCYTYYHIFRICQQHNREISERRARFPSQEMEPGEGNGGGHHGGHGPDRRYAMVLFRITSVFYMLWLPYIIYFLLESSHVLDIPALSFITTWLAISNSFCNCVIYSLSNSVFRLGMRRLSQTMCSFSHCGADERDFGEPKPRKRANSCSI is encoded by the coding sequence ATGAACCACTCTGAACTGATAACACATCCTACGCTCACTGCCAACAGCAGCGATGGAGACATCTTTTCTGGCAGGGTCTCCAACCACTCCTGCCCTTTGGGATGGGGGTTGAAGGAAGGCGTGGAGGCCTGCATATTAGAGACTGTTGTCATCGTGCTTTTGACGGTCCTCATTATCGTCGGGAACCTGACGGTGATCTTCGTGTTTCACTGTGCCCCTCTGCTGCATCACTACACCACAAGCTACTTCATCCAGACGATGGCCTACGCTGACCTTCTGGTTGGTCTCAGTTGCCTTGTGCCCACATTGTCTCTGCTACACTACCCAGCAGGTGTCCAGGAACCAATTACGTGCCAGGTTTTCAGCTACGTCATCTCTGTTCTGAAGAGCGTCTCAATGGCCTGTTTGGCCTGCATCAGTGTGGATCGTTACCTAGCCATAACTAAACCACTATCGTACAACCAACTGGTGACGCCATGTCGACTACGAGGCTGCATCGCCATCATTTGGGTTTACTCCAGCCTGGTTTTCTTGCCCTCCTTCTTTGGTTGGGGTAAGCCAGGATATCATGGGGATATATTTGAATGGTGTGCTCACTCTTGGCCCACCTCGGCCATATTCACTGGCTTCGTGGTGTGCTTTCTTTATGCACCCGCCGCACTTGTTGTCTGTTATACCTATTACCATATCTTTCGCATTTGCCAACAACACAACAGGGAGATCAGCGAACGGAGGGCCCGGTTCCCCAGCCAGGAAATGGAACCCGGGGAGGGGAACGGCGGTGGGCATCACGGAGGGCACGGACCAGATCGACGCTACGCCATGGTGCTGTTCCGCATCACAAGTGTTTTCTATATGCTTTGGCTTCCTTACATAATCTACTTTCTTCTAGAGAGTTCCCACGTGTTAGATATCCCTGCCTTGTCATTCATCACCACCTGGCTAGCCATTAGCAACAGCTTCTGCAACTGTGTCATCTACAGTCTATCGAACAGTGTGTTTCGCTTGGGCATGCGCAGACTGTCACAGACTATGTGCTCTTTCAGCCACTGTGGTGCAGACGAAAGGGATTTTGGAGAGCCCAAGCCGAGAAAAAGAGCAAACTCATGCTCCATCTGA